Proteins encoded within one genomic window of Diorhabda sublineata isolate icDioSubl1.1 chromosome 1, icDioSubl1.1, whole genome shotgun sequence:
- the LOC130441080 gene encoding 50S ribosomal protein L27 has product MYFGINSLKKGISESPFILQNIIRFASKKTGGSTRNTSPKVRPKHRGVKIQDGHYVHAGNILVLQRHLRFHPGLNVGLGRNGTLFALVHGWVRVTCEKADLDWSHTWVQRCHGHRKGVDFYKKYFNVLPDTQHQNFKLIDQI; this is encoded by the exons atgtattttggtATTAATTCTCTTAAAAAAGGTATTTCAGAATCACcgtttattttgcaaaatataattAGATTTGCTAGTAAAAAGACTGGAGGCAGTACTCGAAATACAAGTCCAAAAGTTAGGCCTAAACATAGAGGAGTAAAG atacAAGATGGTCATTACGTACATGCTGGTAATATTCTAGTTCTTCAACGTCATTTACGATTTCATCCTGGTTTAAATGTGGGTCTAGGAAGAAATGGTACATTATTTGCGCTCGTACATGGTTGGGTTAGAGTTACATGTGAAAAAGCCGATTTAGATTGGAGCCACACGTGGGTACAGAGGTGTCACGGACATAGAAAAGGAGTAgacttttataaaaagtattttaatgtaCTACCAGATACCCaacatcaaaatttcaaactcatCGATCAAATTTAG
- the LOC130441069 gene encoding lysM and putative peptidoglycan-binding domain-containing protein 2: MDKIDRGSYERLSIRDSIRESAQSLRKYGSTSKHVMKNENYIKHFVTNTDTLQGIALKYNVTIEQIHRANKLWTSDSLFLREYLLIPSEESSSSFVDLEERPKSISSLTSPSNSSFDEEDIGGFLSKIDAAIATSKEGVKKTSRSNEFVDDFEEIERRLPPVSRMKQMVNNNSSNNVISEQGSLLHNPNSIVVQQGTKARTSPKQHEQHQDEFFEL; encoded by the exons ATGGATAAAATAGATAGAGGCTCCTACGAAAGATTAAGTATACGAGATAGTATAAGGGAATCGGCACAATCTCTAAGAAAATATGGCAGTACTAGCAAACATGTTATgaagaatgaaaattatattaagcaCTTTGTGACGAACACGGACACTTTACAAGGAATTGCATTAAAATATAACGTTACT ATTGAACAAATACATAGAGCAAATAAATTATGGACTTCTGATAGTTTATTTTTAAGAGAATATCTTCTAATACCTAGTGAAGAATCATCTTCTAGTTTTGTTGATCTTGAAGAACGACCTAAATCGATATCGAGTCTTACGTCTCCTAGTAATTCTAGTTTCGATGAAGAAGATATTGGAGGTTTTTTAAGTAAAATCGACGCGGCAATTGCTACAAGCAAGGAAGGCGTCAAAAAAACTAGTAGATCTAACGA atTTGTTGATGATTTTGAAGAAATCGAGAGGCGATTACCACCCGTATCGAGAATGAAGCAGATGGTGAATAATAACAGTAGTAACAACGTAATTTCGGAACAAGGCAGTCTCTTACACAATCCAAATAGTATAGTCGTACAGCAAGGTACTAAAGCTCGTACGTCTCCGAAACAACACGAACAACATCAAGATGAATTTTTTGAACTATAG